DNA from Rubripirellula lacrimiformis:
GCATCACCTGTCTCCCGATCCATCTCACTTTCCCGATTGGGATGAAAATCTAGCCAACGACATGCGAGTCGAAACGACGGAGTTCTTTCGAGACCTCGTTTGGCAACAGCGACAACCCTTATCCAAACTCCTCGATGCCCCCTTTACCTATGCCACGCCAAGGTTGGCCAAACACTATCGATGGGATGCCCCGGACGAATCGATTGCAACCGCAGACGTGTCAGCCGAAAGATCTGCTGACGACGACTTCCCCGATGGGTTTCGACGCTACGACCTAACCTCGGTCCCGTCCCGCGGTGGACTGCTGACACAGGGAAGTGTGCTGACGATCGGTGGTGATAACGCGTCGATGGTCACGCGCGGACTGTTTGTACTGCGCGACCTTCTGTACAGCGAAGTGGGCGACCCGCCGCCCGGACTGGACATCACACCGGTGCCGACTCGCCCCGGACGCACCCACCGTAGCGTCGCAGCCGAACGGATCAAGAGCGAAGCTTGCGGGGGCTGCCATCAACGATTCGAGCCACTGGCGTTTGGGCTGGAACGATACGACGGACTGGGGACTTATCGCGTCGAGGATGAATTCGGCAACTCACTTCGCCAGGACGGAGAAATCTTGTTTCCGGGCGAGGCGGAATCAGTCGCCTATCAAACGGCTAGCGAACTGATGCAGCAACTGGCCAGCAGCGACCGCGTCGCACAGTGCCTGACTCGCAAGGTTGTGCAGTTTTCACTGGGACGACCTCTCGTGGCCGCCGACCATAACATCGTCCAAAAGATTCACGCCAACGCGATGAAGGCCGGTGGAACCTACCAAGCGATCGTCGAAGAACTGTTGCTAAGCGAACTGGTCCGGAACTGAACGACGCCGACCTCGGCCCGACTGGACCGTTTCGTTTCGCGACTCCACTTCGGGATAGCAATTACACGTGTCGCCGAAACGCGAAAAACGCCAGCAAGAGGATCCTGTTGACCCACTGGCTGACGTTTCGAGTTTGCAAAATTCGTTCGACCATCTCGGGAAGATTCAATCGACGAACCCTTGATCCGTTCCCGCTACCCTAAGCGATCGACTCTCTGACACACTAGTGATGACCGTGGTGACCATAGTGGCCGCCCCGGTGGTAGTCGTAGTGACCAGGCGTCACGTCATAGTGGTTTCCATGACGACGAATTTCAGTCGGATGATAATCGTAGTGACCAACGCTGCGACGATACACAGGCACTCGGTAACTAGGGGCATGACCGTAGTAGCTGTTGTACGACGGTCGGTAAGACTGATAGCCGTACCCATAGCTTGGACGATACGAGCGGTAGCCGTGAGAGCCGTAGTTACCGCCGCCGATCGAGATCGAAAAACCGCCAGCGTCAGCCTTAGGCGTATCAGCGGCGAACATCATTCCGGCTGCCAACAGGGGTGCAACCATCCATTTGGTTAGTCTGAACATTTTCAGGTGCCTTTCTTGCGCTTGCCTCGTGGGCCGTCAGTGGCACGAGGCGGGGGGGAGTATTTCTTGCGAACTCGATGATTCGCTTTGGGAACAGTGCTCTTTCAATGCACATGGCAGACCAGATCCGCCGGAAACTCACCAAGAACTGCCGCGGGAAACACGGCAAACCGTTTGCAGCAATAGACTTACAACCGCCCAACAAAAATCCGTGAAACTTGCGTCCTGATGTCACCCGAGCACTGTTATCCGATGAACGTCATCACTTCGAACACACCCCTGTCGCATAATGGATTCGACAGGCACCAGGTTGATCGCTAGCTGGTTCGAAATGGTCCGGTTCTCCGGCCGTCACGCACGGCGTGAACCGGCGGGTTTGATGCTGGGTCGGCCGCAGGGGCGGACGGATCGCCTAGTTCGGGTGCGGGTGCGAGTTCGAGTTCGGGTGCGAGTTCGAGTTCGAGTTCGAGTTCGAGTTCGAGTTCGAGTTCGAGTTCGAGTTCGAGTTCGAGTTCGAGTTCGAGTTCGAGTTCGAGTTCGAGTTCGAGTTCGAGTTCGAGTTCGAGTTCGAGTTCGAGTTCGAGTTCGGGTGCGAGTTCGAGTTCGAGTTCAAGTTCAAGTTCGGGTGCGGGTGCGGGTGCGGGTGCGGGTGCGGGTGCGGGTGCGGGTGCGGGTGCGGGTGCGAAGGCTGAAGGCTGAAGGCTGAAGGCTGAAGGCTGAAGGCTGAAGGCTGAAGGCTGAAGGCTGAAGGCTGAAGGCTGAAGGCGAAGGCAAGTTCGGCGGCGGGACGCCCGAGGCATTCGACTGCTGCCGGGATCGTTAGGGCTGCCAGAGCGGCGGCGACCCGTAGGAGTACGGGCTTCCCCAATCGTAGGATCGACCGTAGGAATAGCCGTTCCCACCACGGTAGTATCGTCCACCGTGTGATCGGTGATCGTGGAAATGGCCGGGCCGGATCACCCACCGCCTGCCGACCTGCTGCACCACGGGCGGGTGCCAATCGAACAGGATCGATCGACCGTACAATCGATATCCATACAGGTCGTTGTACTGGTACAGAGAGTGCGACAGCAGCAGGCTTGAAACCGCATCCTGGGATGCCTGCAGTCGAGCGATCGCGTCGGCGTTCCCATCCTTGCGAATGACCGTTTGCCGAGACCGGTTCTGGCCTAGGCTGGCACCGATCCCAAGATCACTGCTGTGGCTTAGGATCGCACGCCGCTGGCGCATCCATTCTTGCTTTCGCGCCGCCATCGCTTCTTCATGGGTTTTGCGCGACGCAGTCGGCTTGGCGGACGGGGAAGCACCGTCATCCGCGTCGGATTTGGCAGCGGTAGATCCAACCACCACGGCCTGGCCGCTTGGGGGATCACCGGCCGGCGCCCCGGACGCGAAACAGCATCCGATCGCCAGCACAAGGCAACAATCTCTCAGTCGTTTGACCAACATTTGGGATTCGGCTCCGGCTTGTTGAAGTGTCCGCAGTCACCAACGCCAGAGAAGGGGTTCTCCACCGAATCCCTGCTGTGGCTAGGACTTCACGATGTCTTTCATCTTCGGTTCCAGATAGGTCACCGTCGAATGCATGCTGGCCAAGTGGCCGTAGTCTTCCTCAGGAATCTGAACGCGATGGCGCTTGCGCAGTTCCATCACGATGTCCAGAAAATCCATGCTGTCGAGTTCAAGCTGGTCGCGAAACGCCTTTTCGTCATCAAGATTTTCGAGGTCGTCGTCAGGCGAAATATCCTCGAGGATATCTAGAATTTCGTCTCTAATTTCAGCAGGCGTCATCGCTTAGGTGGCTCCCAAAACGTCGTTTTCGACGATGGATATGGATCAGAACTTGGTGACTTAGAAAGCAGGCGGGGCTAGCTCGGTTTAAACGCGTCCGATGATCACGACCGAGTTGATTCCCAACATGCCAAACGAATTATTCAGGATGTAGTCAACCTTGGCGACCTCCTGAGATTCGTTTAGCACTAAACCGGGCAGTTCACAGGAGGGGTCGAGCTGGTCGACATTGATCGTCGGGTGAACCACTCGATCTTGGAAAGACGATAGGTTACCGGCCAATTCAAGTGAACCCGCCGCCCCCATCGCATGCCCGATATAGCTTTTGGTGTTATTGATTCGGGTGTTCGTACATTTGCCAAATACATTCCGCAGTGCTAGACACTCCTGCGTATCGCCACTGTTGGTGCCTGTGGCGTGGGTACTGACGATGTCGATCTGATCAGCCTGCAAACCGGCTCTTTTCAGCGCCATTTCGACGCACTGCGTCTGGCGTTCCGGGTTGGGCAGCACGAAATCGGTGGCGTCGGTGTTCATCGCATAGCCGACCAGTTCGCCGATGATCGTCGCACCGCGTGCTTTGGCGTCGCTGAAGCGTTCCAACGTGTACAGACAACCGCCTTCAGCAACCACGATGCCGTTTCGATTCATATCGAAGGGGCGTGACGCCTTGGTCGGGTCTTCGTTGGTCGCCAGCGCGTTCTGGCTGTTGAAACTGGCAAAGATCCCGAACGTGTGGATGCTTTCGCTGGTCCCACCGGCGATCGCCACATCACATTCGTCCAACCGCAGCATCTGGGCACCTTGGATCAGCCCTGCATTGCCAGCGGCACAGGCGGCGCCGATGGTGTAGTGCGGGCCGGTGATCCCCATGTTCAATGCGATTTCGCCCGCTGGATTGTTGGCGACCGTTCGCGGGTTGTGGTGGTGTGACCAACAACTGGTGTCGTAGTCAAACCCTTTGATGATGTGGATTTCGTTCTCGGTTTCGACGTTCCCGTGCTCCGTCACACCGACATAAATGCCGACGCGTGACTTGTCCACGTTTTCCCAGTCCAATCCGGAATGCTTGACCGCTTCGTTGGCGGTGTAAACACCGACGCTGCCGGCCCGAGTCCCGCGGCGAATGTCTTTTTTCGACTGATATCGCTTGGCATCGAAATCGCAAATCCCGGCCAATGTTTTGCCGAAGTAGCGAATTTCGTAAGGGCTGACACCGCTGCGGCCTTCCAAGAGGGCTTCACGATAAGTCTGCCAATCGTTGCCATTCGGAGCCGTCAAACCGATCCCGGTAATGACGATCCGCTGGTTGTCGGGAAGTTCAGAGGCGCGGCTAGGTGCGATCACGGAATTGATTTTCACAAGGGCGAAGTCGGGGACCCGTCTTACCGAATCAGACCCGCAGGGATGAACCAGAAGGCTACCAATGCACGGCTTTCTAGGCAACGGGCTGGTTTTGGGGAGTCACTCAAACGCTCGCTGCCAAAGCCCCTGCGTTTGATACTTCGACGTCCAAAGCTCCTGCTGCCAAAGCTCCTGCGTCCGCCCCCCCCCATCACGACCGTCCGGACCAGGCCTGTTCCAGCTGATCCAACCCGTCCTGCATCCCGATCCGCACGTGGTACCCCAGACGATCCTTTGCCGACGAAATATCGAAATAGTGGTCGTGAGCCAACTGGGCGGCCACAAATCGCGTCATCGGTGGCTCGTCCGTCTTGCCAGTCATTCGGTACACGGCTTCCAACACGGCCCCCACCCGATAGGCGGCGGCCGCTGAAATCCGTTTCTGTGGCGGTGCGACACCGCCAAAGCGACAGACATTGGCGATCCAGTCCCAACAGTTGACCGGTTCGTCTTGAGCGATGAAGTAGGCGCGGCCGGCCGACCGGTCCGGATCTTTTGCCAAAGCGTCCAGGGCATCCAAATGGGCGGCACCGGCATTGATAACGTGAACAGTATCCACCCGATTGGTCCCGTCGCCCACGATCCGAAGCCGTTTCTTGCGGGCTCGGTCCAACATCCGCGGCAAAAGATGCGGGTCATCGGGCCCCCAAATCAGGTGAGGCCGCAGTGCCAGGGTCCGCAGGCCGCTTGGATCATCCGCCGCCAAGACCGCCTGTTCGGCCAGCGCCTTAGTATGGGGATAGTGACACAACCACCGATCCGGATAGGGCTCGGATTCATCCACCCCCC
Protein-coding regions in this window:
- a CDS encoding acyl carrier protein produces the protein MTPAEIRDEILDILEDISPDDDLENLDDEKAFRDQLELDSMDFLDIVMELRKRHRVQIPEEDYGHLASMHSTVTYLEPKMKDIVKS
- a CDS encoding beta-ketoacyl-[acyl-carrier-protein] synthase family protein, with the protein product MIAPSRASELPDNQRIVITGIGLTAPNGNDWQTYREALLEGRSGVSPYEIRYFGKTLAGICDFDAKRYQSKKDIRRGTRAGSVGVYTANEAVKHSGLDWENVDKSRVGIYVGVTEHGNVETENEIHIIKGFDYDTSCWSHHHNPRTVANNPAGEIALNMGITGPHYTIGAACAAGNAGLIQGAQMLRLDECDVAIAGGTSESIHTFGIFASFNSQNALATNEDPTKASRPFDMNRNGIVVAEGGCLYTLERFSDAKARGATIIGELVGYAMNTDATDFVLPNPERQTQCVEMALKRAGLQADQIDIVSTHATGTNSGDTQECLALRNVFGKCTNTRINNTKSYIGHAMGAAGSLELAGNLSSFQDRVVHPTINVDQLDPSCELPGLVLNESQEVAKVDYILNNSFGMLGINSVVIIGRV
- a CDS encoding NAD-dependent epimerase/dehydratase family protein; translated protein: MRVLVTGCGGFLGSEIVRQLLNRGDEVFGISRREYPELVRQGMVAVRGDLTDGKFVASSVADVDAVVHTAAVAGVWGPWQHFYQNNTVATEHVIAACRDRGIGRLVFTSSPSVTFGGDHQRGVDESEPYPDRWLCHYPHTKALAEQAVLAADDPSGLRTLALRPHLIWGPDDPHLLPRMLDRARKKRLRIVGDGTNRVDTVHVINAGAAHLDALDALAKDPDRSAGRAYFIAQDEPVNCWDWIANVCRFGGVAPPQKRISAAAAYRVGAVLEAVYRMTGKTDEPPMTRFVAAQLAHDHYFDISSAKDRLGYHVRIGMQDGLDQLEQAWSGRS